A segment of the Streptomyces sp. NBC_00376 genome:
CGCCAGTCCCTGCCAGGCCGCCGCCCGGAGCACCGACGGCTCGGTGCCCTCGGGCAGTTCGAGCACGGCGTGCAGCCCGGCCGCGATGCCGCTGACCCGGACACCCGGGGCCCGTTCCGCCAGTGCCGCGACAAGCTGGTCGCGGCGGTGCCGGTAGCGCAGCCGCATCGAGCGCACATGACGGTCGTACGCACCCGACCCGATGAACTCCGCGAGCGTCAGCTGGTCCAGCGCGCTCGACGACCAGTCGCTCGCTCCCTTGGCCTCGCACACCTCCCCCACCAGCGCCTCCGGCAGCACCATCCAGCCCAGCCGCAGCCCAGGTGCCAGCGATTTGCTCGTGGTGCCCAGGTGCACCACGCGTTCGGGGTCGAGGCCCTGGAGCGCGCCCACCGGCTGCCGGTCGTACCGGAACTCGCCGTCGTAGTCGTCCTCCAGGATCAGCCCGCCCGTGCCGCGCGCCCAGTCCACGGCCTCGGCCCGCCGGTCGGGGTGGAGCGGCACACCTGTGGGGAACTGGTGCGCGGGTGTCATCAGGACCGCGCCCACGCCCCGCATCCCGGCCAGCTCGCCGGTCCGAGCCCCGAGTGGGTCGACCGGCAGGCAGGGCAGCCGCAGCCCGGCGTCCGCGAGCAGGTTCCGGTGGATGTCCAGCCCGTACGACTCGACGGCCACTTCCCGTACCCGCCGCTTGCGCAGCACCGGCCCCATCAGCTTCAGCGCGTGCACGAAGCCGGCGCAGATCATGATCCGCTCCGGGTCCGCGTACACACCGCGGGCCCGTGCCAGATAGCCGGCGAGCACGGTGCGCAGTTCGATGCGCCCGCGCGGATCCCCGTACCCGAACGCGTCGTTCGGGGCCGCCGTCAGGGCGCGCCGGGACGCCTTGAGCCAGTCGGCGCGCGGGAACGTCGAGAGGTCGGGCGAGCCGCCCAGCAGGTTGTGGACGGGCCGGGACCGGGCCGCGCGGGCCCGTACGGCCCGGGTGGACGGCCGGCGCGGCTCGGCCCGCTGCGCCACCCGGGTGCCCGAGCCCTGCCGGGCGGTGAGCCAGCCCTCGGCGACCAGTTCGGCGTAGGCGTCGGCAACGGTGTTCCGGGCGATGCCCAGGTCGATGGCGAGGCTGCGGGACGACGGCAGCCGGGTGCCGGGCTTCAGGCGCCCCGTCCGTACAGCCTCGCGCAGCGCGTCCATGAGCCCGGCCCGCAGCCCTGCCGCACCGGTCGTGTCGAGATGCAGGTCGGCACCGAAAGTGGCCCATGAATTCGTCATGGGAATGGACCATACCCGTGCGCCACCCACCCCGTAACGTCGTACCCATGACGACGAACGAGCACAGCCACCCGACCTCCGAGCTCAACCCCGAGCACACCCCCCGCCTGCAGAACTGGGCCGGGCTCGCCCCCGATGTCTACAGGGCGATGGTCCGGCTGGACGCGGCTTCCCGTAAGGGCCTCGACCCGGTCATCGGGGAACTGGTGAAGATCCGCGCCTCGCAGCTGAACCACTGCGCGTTCTGCCTGGACATGCACACCAAGGACGCGCTCGCGGCCGGTGAGTCCGTCCAGCGGATCGTCCAGCTCGGCGCCTGGGAGGAGTCGCAGCACTTCTACACGCCCAAGGAGATCGCGGCCATCGAGCTGACCGAGGCCGTGACGGTGCTGACCGACGGTTTCGTGCCGGACGAGGTGTGGGAGAAGGCAGCGAAGCACTTCGACGAGACGGAGCTCGCCCATCTCGTCGCGGCGATCACGACGATCAACGCCTGGAACCGCTTCGCCGTGACCACCCGCATGGTCCCCGGTCACTACCAGCCGGGCGACATCAAGCACTGACACCCCGCAGGCCCCGACCCGCACCGCCGCCACTGCCCCGACACACCCACAGGAGCCCCGCGTGACCGCATCCGTCCTCCGCGCCCTGCATCACGACCGCGCCCCCGGCGACCCACTGGTCGTCCCCGGCCCGTGGGACGCGGGGAGTGCGCGGGTCTTCGTCGAGGCCGGCTTCCCGACGCTCGCCACCCCGAGCGCCGGGGTCGCGGCCTCGCTCGGTTACGAGGACGGGGCTACGCCCGCCGACGAGATGTTCGCGGCCGTGACCCGGATCGTGCGGGCCGTCCCGGCCTCAGTGCCCGTCTCGGCGGACATCGAGGCGGGGTACGGACTGGACCCGCAGGAGCTGGTGGAGCGGCTCCTCGGCACCGGGGCGGTCGGCTGCAATCTGGAGGACTCGGCCGACGGCACCCTCGTCGACGCCCAGCGGCAGGCGGACCGGCTCGCGCAGATGCGGGCGGTGGCGGGCGACGCGCTCTTCATCAACGCCCGCGTCGACACCTACGTCCGGGGCGTCCCCGAGGGCACCGACCAGGAGGCGGAGACGGTCCGCCGCGCGCTGCTGTACGTGGCGGCGGGCGCGGACTGCGTCTACCCGATCATGGCCCCGCCCGAGACGCTGCCCGCCCTGGCCGCCGCCGTCCCGGCCCCGCTCAACGCCCTGGCCCGGCCGGACGGCCCGGCCCCGCGCCGGCTGGGCGAGCTGGGCGCCACCCGGATCACCTTCGGCCCCGGGCTGCAGCGCCGGGCCATGGCGGCGCTGCGCGAGACCGCGGACGAGCTGCGGAAGCACTGAGCGCACGGGGCCGGGCGCTCACCGGGCTGGGCGCTCAGGGCCGGGCGCTCGCGAAACTTGGCGCTCAGGGCCGTCTGCCGCCGAAGGCCGCCAGGGTCCGTTCCAGCATCGGCATGGCCCGGACCACCCGGCGGGAACGGATCAGGGCGTCCCAGGCCGGCTCGAACTTCTTCCAGCCGCCCGAGTACGCCAGGTGCCTGAGCCGTTCGTGCGTACCGGGCTGGGCTGCCGCCCCGCGCCAGATGTTGGACCACCGGTAGAAGTCGCGGTACGCCCGCCAGTACCCGTCCTCCAGCTGGCGCGGCGTCATGCCCTTCGGGCGGTAGACGACATGGCGGGTGTCGTAGAGGTCCCAGTCCCGGTGGACGATCCGGTCCTCGGCCTCCATCTGTTTCCACAGGCCGGTGGAGGGATACGGCGTCATGATGTGGAAGGTGGCCGTCTCGATGCCCTGCTCGACGGCCCACTCCACCGTACGGTCGAAGACGTCCGGGCCGTCGTGGTCGAGCCCGAAGACGAAGCTGGCGTTGACCATGACCCCGGCGTCGTGGAGCCGGCGGACGGCGGCCGCGTAGTCCTTGCCGATGTTCTGGTCCTTGCGCCGCTCGGCGAGGTTCGCGCTGTTGACGGTCTCGAAGCCGACGAACAGGCTGCGCAGCCCCGCGTCCACGGCACGCTCCAGCAGATCCGGCTGGAGCACGGACTTCACGGTGCCGGCGGCCTGCCAGAGCCGCCCCATGCCGGCCATCCCGTCGAAGAGCGCCTCGGCGAAGCGCCGGTTGCCGAGCAGATGGTCGTCGAGGAAGTACAGGTGCCTGCCGGGCAGCCGCTCGATCTCGGCGAGCGCGTCGTCCACGGCCTGGGTGTAGAAGGACTTCCCGCCCTCGAAGAAGGCGTCCTTGTAGCAGAAGTCGCAGTGGTGCGGGCAGCCGCGCGAGACGACGATCGAGTTCGGTACGAGATACAGCTGCCGCTTGATCAGGTCGCGCCGCACGGGCGGCAGCCCGGCCAGCGTGCGCAGCTTCGAGTCGTACCGACGGGCCGGCGCCCCGTCGCGGAACTCCTTGAGGAACACCGGCCAGGTGTCCTCGCCCGGCCCGGTGAAGATCGTGTCGGCGTGGGCCGCGGCCTCGTCCGGGAGCGAGGTCACGTGGAGGCCGCCCATGGCCACGTGGACGCCCCGGGCACGGAAGTGGTCGGCGATCTCGTAGCCGCGCCGGGCGGAGGTGATGTACGGCTGGACGACCAGCAGGTCGGGGGTGTCGAGCGCCTCGATGTCCACCCGTTCGACGTGCTCGTCGAGGAGCGTCACCTCGTCGTCCGGGTCGAGGTACCCGGCGAGGGTCGCCAGGCCGAGCGGCGGGAAGAGCGAGTACTTGATGGGGCGGAACAGCGGGCTGGTCGCCTCGGTCAGTGCCGGAAGGATCATCATCACGCGCATGACAGCGCAGACTCGCGAAATGGTGCGGTCAGTTCCCGGCCGGCGCCGCCCGGACACGCCACCGCCCCCGGCAGCGGGTGCGGCCGGGGGCAGTGGGGTGCGCCTGGAGAGGCGTACGGATCAGACGGATCCGATCAGACCGGATCAGACCGGATCAGATCAGGCCGAGCTCGCGAACGGCGTCGCGCTCCTCGGTGAGCTCCTTCACCGAGGCGTCGATGCGCTTGCGGGAGAACTCGTTGATGTCCAGGTCCTGGACGATCTCGTACTTGCCGTCCTTGACGGTGACCGGGAAGGAGGAGATGAGGCCCTCGGGGACGCCGTAGGAGCCGTCCGACGGGATGCCCATCGAGGTCCAGTCGCCCTCGGCGGTGCCGTTGACCCAGGTGTGCACGTGGTCGATGGCGGCGTTGGCGGCCGAGGCGGCCGAGGACGCGCCACGGGCCTCGATGATCGCGGCGCCGCGCTTGGCGACGGTCGGGATGAAGGTGTCGGCCAGCCACACCTCGTCGTTGACGACCTCTGCGGCGTTCTTGCCCGCGATCTCCGCGTGGAAGATGTCCGGGTACTGGGTCGCCGAGTGGTTGCCCCAGATGGTCAGGCGCTTGATGTCGGAGACCGTGGTGCCGGTCTTCTTCGCCAGCTGCGTCAGCGCCCGGTTGTGGTCCAGGCGGGTCATCGCGGTGAAGCGCTCGGCCGGTACGTCCGGGGCCGAGGCCTGCGCGATGAGCGCGTTGGTGTTGGCCGGGTTGCCGACGACGAGGACCTTGATGTCGTCCGCGGCGTTGTCGTTGATGGCCTTGCCCTGCGGCTTGAAGATGCCGCCGTTGGCGGAGAGCAGGTCGCCGCGCTCCATGCCCTTGGTGCGCGGGCGGGCGCCGACCAGCAGGGCGACGTTGGCACCGTCGAACGCCTTGTCGGCGTCGTCGGTGATCTCGATGCCGCGCAGCAGCGGGAAGGCGCAGTCGTCGAGCTCCATGGCGGTGCCCTCGGCGGCCTTCAGGGCCGGGGTGATCTCCAGGAGGCGCAGGTTGACCGGCACGTCCGGGCCGAGCAGGTGGCCGGAGGCGATGCGGAAGAGCAGCGCGTAGCCGATCTGGCCGGCTGCGCCGGTCACGGTGACATTCACGGGAGTGCGGGTCATGGCGATCTCCGTTAGACAGCTGGCGGTGGGGGTCCCTGCCCCTGGTGCTGGATATCCCTCGCCATCTGAATCTTGATGTGAAGAGATATCCAGCGATCAGGCTATCCGACCCGGAACCTCCCGGCGGCCCTGCCCCCTGTGGCACCGCACACAACCCGTCACACAGCGCTCACCCGGCCGAATCCCGGTCACCCGTCCCGGTCACCCGCCCCGGTCGCTCCGAAGGCGGCGGTCCGGTGGCGACCGGGTGGCGGCTCCCGTACGGCCCGCCCTCAGAGCCCCGGCCCGGTCAGCAGCACCACCGCGGCCAGCACCAGCAGCGCGCCGACCACACCCGCGAGGAGCACGACCGGCCGTCTCCGGCCGGCGGCGGCCGGCCACCCCCGGCCGCCGTTGAAGCGGACCGTGACCGGGTTCCGGGGCGGTATCCCCGCACTGCGCGCGCCGGGGCCGCTGACGCTCAGCACCGTCATGTCCTGGCGCGGCCCGGAACGGCTCCAGGCCCGCTCCGCCGGCTCCCGCATGGTCGTCAGATGCGCCTGGCTGGTGCCCGTCGCCTCGGCGAGCGCGACGACCGCCCCCTTCGGCGCGAGCAGCCGCCCGTTCGGATACCGCTCCCACGAGGTCCTGCTGTACCCCGTGCGGTCGGCCACTGCGGCGATGCTCGAACCCTGCGGTCGACAAGCCTGCGCAACTGGCCGGCGAACTCCCTGACCTGTGGATCGAGTTCATCCGACAGCGCCTTCCAACGAGGCATTGCTTCCCCTTGCCCGGATCCGGTGATTCTTCCGTTCCGGGCTACCCAGGAGCGGGCGCGAACGAGGGGCGGCGGGTCATCGTCACGGGGCGCACGGAGGTATTCGGAACCTCGCACCCGGCTGCCGCGCGCCCCCGCTCCACGCCCCCGCTTCACAGCCCCGGGCCGGGCCTCCGTTGCCGGACGATCACACGGTGGCGGAATGGTCACTTCCGTGCCACAGGCGACAGGCATCTCTTGAACCGCCTCACCCCGTCGACCAGGCTGAATCCCGGCCGGGGCAAGGCCGCTCAAGTCACCGCGTTCCGGAGCGTTCACGTTCCGGCGGGCCCCGGTACCGGTGTCCGTCCCTCCTCGGGGGAGGGGACGGACACCGCTCTCTCCGCGAGCGCGGCGGACCCGCGAGCGCGACGGAACGCGGGCTCAGCGGATGGTGAAGTGGACCGCCTGCTCCAGGAACGGAATGTCCAGCCACGGCTTGGGCTGCGCCACCAGCGCGAGCATCACGATGAGGAAACCGAGCAGCCCGTAGGTCACCAGGTCGGTGAAGCGGGAACGTACCGCCAGCATGCCCACCGACGGCACCACGAGCCGCAGCACGGCACCCCCGATGAGGGCCGCGCCGATCAGTATCGTGCCGACCCGGAAGGCTTCGGCGAACGGGTCGACGGCCACGATCAGCAGCCCGATCCCGGCCGTGCAGAGCACGGCGAGCAGCGGCCACTGACGGGCCGGGGCGGGCGCGTCCCCGGACGCGGCCCTGCCCCCGCCCTCGGGACGCGCGGTGTCCCGGGTGAGCGACGGGAAGCGCCGCGACGGACGCGGGCCGGTGCCCGTACCGCCGTCGCCCGTACCGCCGTCGCCCGCACCTTCACGAGCGGCGCCGTCAGGACGCGCGGCGTCGTCACGAGCGTCGCCGTCACGGGTCGCGGCCTGGTCCGGTGCGGCCCCGTCCGCCGCCTTCTCACCCGTGCCCGGCGTGTCCGCGCGGGACGGCGCCGCGGACGTGCCGTCCGCCGAGGCGGACGGGTCGGCCGGACTCGTACCAGCACCCATGGGGTTCCTTCCGGATCGGGTCGGCCGGCTCAGACGGCCGCGGCCGCGTTGCGCTCGGCCGCCTCGACCACGTTGACGAGCAGCTGGGCGCGGGTCATCGGGCCGACACCGCCCGGGTTCGGGGAGAGCCAGGCGGCGACCTCGGCCACGCCCGGGTGGACGTCCCCGACGATCTTGCCGTTCTCGTCCCGGCTGACGCCGACGTCGAGCACGGCGGCGCCCGGCTTCACGTCCTCGGGCTTGATGATGTGCGGCACCCCGGCGGCGGCGACGATGATGTCGGCCTGCTTGAGCTGGGCGGAGAGGTCACGCGTACCGGTGTGGCACTGGGTGACGGTGGCGTTCTCGGACTTACGGGTCAGCAGCAGCGGGATGGAACGGCCGATGGTGACACCGCGGCCGACGACCACGACGTGTGCTCCGTTGATCTCCACGCCGTGGTGACGGAGCAGCTGGACGACACCCTGCGGGGTGCAGGGCAGCGGGCCCGTCTCGTTCAGTACGAGGCGGCCGAGGTTCATCGGGTGGAGGCCGTCGGCGTCCTTGGCCGGGTCCATCAGTTCCAGGACACGGTTGGTGTCGATCCCCTTGGGGAGGGGCAGCTGCACGATGTAACCCGTGCACTCGGGGTTGGCGTTGAGCTCCCGTACGACGTCCTCGATCTCCTCCTGGGTGGCGGTGTCGGGAAGTTCGCGCTGGATGGAGGCGATGCCGACCTGCGCGCAGTCGCGGTGCTTGCCGTTCACGTACCACCGGCTGCCCGGGTCGTCCCCGACGAGCAGGGTTCCCAGGCCAGGGGTGATGCCCTGCGCCTTGAGGGCCGCCACGCGGACGGTGAGATCGGACTTGATCGCGGCTGCGGTGGCCTTGCCATCGAGAATCTGGGCAGTCATGTCCCCATACTCGCGGATGACCCCGCCCGCATACCAATTCAGGCCGCAGGCGGTGGCTCGATGTTGCACTTGCGCAACAACCACCGTCACGGCTGGACAAACTTACATTGCGCTTATAACGATTATGGCCGCAGTGCCGCAGAAGTACCGGGGGGCGGACCACTGACTCTTCTTTCCTCCGTGCGGCCGCATCGTCCCCGCACGCACGTTGGAGGAACGCCCAGATGAGTTTCGGCGACCCGAACCAGAATCCGAACAACCCGTACGGCCAGCAGCCGGGCCAGCCGCCGCAGGGCCAGCCCGGTTACGGCTACCCGCAGGCACCTCAGGGCGTACCGCCGCAGGGTCAGCCGGGCTACGGCTACCCGCAGCAGCCGGGCCAGCCGCAGGGTCAGCCGGGCTACGGCTACCCGCCCGAGCAGCCGGGCGGCACCCTCCAGGCCAACAACGGCTACATCAACGTCGCGGGCCTCGGCGCCGTCGAACTCGCCACGATGGGGCGTCGCCTGGGCGCGCGTGCGCTGGACGGTGTCGCGTACTTCATCCTCTACATGATCTTCTCGGCGATCGGCGTCGCGGGCCTCGTGGGCGCCTCGAAGTCCATCGACGACTGCAGCAGCTACTCGTACGGCACCGAGTCCTACAACCAGTGCATGAACGACGCGGCCAACGCCAGCGTCGGCGTCATCGCGGGCTTCTTCGGCTTCATCGCCGTGTTCGCGCTGATCGCGCTGCTCTACGAGTGGCTGATGGTCTCCATCTGGGGCGCCACGCTCGGCAAGATGGTCCTCAACGTCAAGGTCGTCAAGGAGAGCACCGGCCAGGCCCCCGGTCTGGGTGCGGGCTTCATCCGCTGGATCATCCCGATGGTCGGCTCGCTCTTCTGCGGTCTCGGCACGCTGCTGGTCTACCTCTCCCCCTTCTTCGACAACTCGGGCAAGCTCCAGGGCTGGCACGACCGCGCGGGCAGCACGATCGTCATCAAGACGAAGTGAGCATGCTGAAGGTGTAACCACCCTCACCGCATGGCGAAGGCCGCCAATCCCCCGCTCATTCCGGGGGGTTGGCGGCCTTCCGTCTTACCCGGGCAGCCCGGGTGCGACGCGTATCAGTGGAAGAAGTGGCGCGTACCCGTGAAGTACATCGTCACGCCCGCCTTCTTCGCGGCCTCGACGACCAGCTCGTCACGGACCGAACCACCGGGCTGGGCCACGGCCTTGATGCCCGCGGCGGTCAGAATCTCCAGCCCGTCCGGGAACGGGAAGAACGCGTCGGAGGCGGCGTACGAGCCGCGCGCCCGCTCCTCGCCCGCCCGCTCGACGGCCAGCTTCGCGGAGTCGACGCGGTTGACCTGGCCCATGCCGACGCCGACCGAGGCGCCGTCCTTGGCGAGCAGGATCGCGTTGGACTTGACCGCGCGGCAGGCCTTCCACGCGAAGGCGAGCTCCTTCAGCTCGCCCTCGGACAGGGCCTCGCCGGTGGCGAGGGTCCAGTTGGCCGGGTCGTCGCCGTCGGCCTGGAGGCGGTCGGTGACCTGGAGCAGCGCGCCGCCGTCGATCGGCTTGACCTCGACCGGGGCGGTCGGGGCGTCGGGGCAGCGCAGCACGCGGATGTTCTTCTTGCGGGCCAGGACCTCGACCGCGCCGTCCTCGTACGCCGGGGCGACGATGACCTCGGTGAAGATCTCCGCGACCTGCTCGGCCATGGCGACGGTCACCGGACGGTTGACGGCGATGACACCGCCGAAGGCCGACAGCGGGTCACAGGCGTGCGCGTTGCGGTGCGCCTCGGCGACGTCGTCGGCGATCGCGATGCCGCACGGGTTGGCGTGCTTGATGATCGCGACGCACGGCTCGGCGTGGTCGTACGCGGCCCGGCGCGCGGCGTCGGTGTCCGTGTAGTTGTTGTACGACATCTCCTTGCCGTGCAGTTGCTCCGCCTCGGCCAGGCCGCCGGAGCCGGAGGTGTAGAGCGCGGCGGGCTGGTGCGGGTTCTCGCCGTAGCGCAGGACGTTCTTGCGCTCGTACGTCGCACCGAAGAAGTCGGGGAAGCCCGAGTCGTCGGCGGCGGCGTAGTCGTCGGCGAACCAGGAGGCCACGGCCACGTCGTACGCGGCGGTGTGCTGGAACGCCTCGGCGGCCAGGCGCTTGCGGGCGGTCAGGTCGAAGCCGCCCGCCTTGACCGCGGCGAGGACGTCGGCGTACCGCTCGGGGCTGGTGACGACGGCCACGGACGGGTGGTTCTTGGCGGCGGCGCGGACCATGGACGGGCCGCCGATGTCGATCTGCTCCACGCACTCGTCGGCCGAGGCGCCGGAGGCGACGGTCTCCTTGAACGGGTAGAGGTTGACGACCACCAGGTCGAACGGCTCCACGC
Coding sequences within it:
- the pdxR gene encoding MocR-like pyridoxine biosynthesis transcription factor PdxR; amino-acid sequence: MTNSWATFGADLHLDTTGAAGLRAGLMDALREAVRTGRLKPGTRLPSSRSLAIDLGIARNTVADAYAELVAEGWLTARQGSGTRVAQRAEPRRPSTRAVRARAARSRPVHNLLGGSPDLSTFPRADWLKASRRALTAAPNDAFGYGDPRGRIELRTVLAGYLARARGVYADPERIMICAGFVHALKLMGPVLRKRRVREVAVESYGLDIHRNLLADAGLRLPCLPVDPLGARTGELAGMRGVGAVLMTPAHQFPTGVPLHPDRRAEAVDWARGTGGLILEDDYDGEFRYDRQPVGALQGLDPERVVHLGTTSKSLAPGLRLGWMVLPEALVGEVCEAKGASDWSSSALDQLTLAEFIGSGAYDRHVRSMRLRYRHRRDQLVAALAERAPGVRVSGIAAGLHAVLELPEGTEPSVLRAAAWQGLALEGISRFRHPDAAPGRDALVIGYGTPTDSAWSGALDALCRVLPGEAAG
- a CDS encoding carboxymuconolactone decarboxylase family protein codes for the protein MTTNEHSHPTSELNPEHTPRLQNWAGLAPDVYRAMVRLDAASRKGLDPVIGELVKIRASQLNHCAFCLDMHTKDALAAGESVQRIVQLGAWEESQHFYTPKEIAAIELTEAVTVLTDGFVPDEVWEKAAKHFDETELAHLVAAITTINAWNRFAVTTRMVPGHYQPGDIKH
- a CDS encoding isocitrate lyase/PEP mutase family protein, which codes for MTASVLRALHHDRAPGDPLVVPGPWDAGSARVFVEAGFPTLATPSAGVAASLGYEDGATPADEMFAAVTRIVRAVPASVPVSADIEAGYGLDPQELVERLLGTGAVGCNLEDSADGTLVDAQRQADRLAQMRAVAGDALFINARVDTYVRGVPEGTDQEAETVRRALLYVAAGADCVYPIMAPPETLPALAAAVPAPLNALARPDGPAPRRLGELGATRITFGPGLQRRAMAALRETADELRKH
- a CDS encoding B12-binding domain-containing radical SAM protein; amino-acid sequence: MMILPALTEATSPLFRPIKYSLFPPLGLATLAGYLDPDDEVTLLDEHVERVDIEALDTPDLLVVQPYITSARRGYEIADHFRARGVHVAMGGLHVTSLPDEAAAHADTIFTGPGEDTWPVFLKEFRDGAPARRYDSKLRTLAGLPPVRRDLIKRQLYLVPNSIVVSRGCPHHCDFCYKDAFFEGGKSFYTQAVDDALAEIERLPGRHLYFLDDHLLGNRRFAEALFDGMAGMGRLWQAAGTVKSVLQPDLLERAVDAGLRSLFVGFETVNSANLAERRKDQNIGKDYAAAVRRLHDAGVMVNASFVFGLDHDGPDVFDRTVEWAVEQGIETATFHIMTPYPSTGLWKQMEAEDRIVHRDWDLYDTRHVVYRPKGMTPRQLEDGYWRAYRDFYRWSNIWRGAAAQPGTHERLRHLAYSGGWKKFEPAWDALIRSRRVVRAMPMLERTLAAFGGRRP
- a CDS encoding malate dehydrogenase; this translates as MTRTPVNVTVTGAAGQIGYALLFRIASGHLLGPDVPVNLRLLEITPALKAAEGTAMELDDCAFPLLRGIEITDDADKAFDGANVALLVGARPRTKGMERGDLLSANGGIFKPQGKAINDNAADDIKVLVVGNPANTNALIAQASAPDVPAERFTAMTRLDHNRALTQLAKKTGTTVSDIKRLTIWGNHSATQYPDIFHAEIAGKNAAEVVNDEVWLADTFIPTVAKRGAAIIEARGASSAASAANAAIDHVHTWVNGTAEGDWTSMGIPSDGSYGVPEGLISSFPVTVKDGKYEIVQDLDINEFSRKRIDASVKELTEERDAVRELGLI
- a CDS encoding DUF3017 domain-containing protein, whose protein sequence is MGAGTSPADPSASADGTSAAPSRADTPGTGEKAADGAAPDQAATRDGDARDDAARPDGAAREGAGDGGTGDGGTGTGPRPSRRFPSLTRDTARPEGGGRAASGDAPAPARQWPLLAVLCTAGIGLLIVAVDPFAEAFRVGTILIGAALIGGAVLRLVVPSVGMLAVRSRFTDLVTYGLLGFLIVMLALVAQPKPWLDIPFLEQAVHFTIR
- a CDS encoding bifunctional methylenetetrahydrofolate dehydrogenase/methenyltetrahydrofolate cyclohydrolase; this encodes MTAQILDGKATAAAIKSDLTVRVAALKAQGITPGLGTLLVGDDPGSRWYVNGKHRDCAQVGIASIQRELPDTATQEEIEDVVRELNANPECTGYIVQLPLPKGIDTNRVLELMDPAKDADGLHPMNLGRLVLNETGPLPCTPQGVVQLLRHHGVEINGAHVVVVGRGVTIGRSIPLLLTRKSENATVTQCHTGTRDLSAQLKQADIIVAAAGVPHIIKPEDVKPGAAVLDVGVSRDENGKIVGDVHPGVAEVAAWLSPNPGGVGPMTRAQLLVNVVEAAERNAAAAV
- a CDS encoding RDD family protein, giving the protein MSFGDPNQNPNNPYGQQPGQPPQGQPGYGYPQAPQGVPPQGQPGYGYPQQPGQPQGQPGYGYPPEQPGGTLQANNGYINVAGLGAVELATMGRRLGARALDGVAYFILYMIFSAIGVAGLVGASKSIDDCSSYSYGTESYNQCMNDAANASVGVIAGFFGFIAVFALIALLYEWLMVSIWGATLGKMVLNVKVVKESTGQAPGLGAGFIRWIIPMVGSLFCGLGTLLVYLSPFFDNSGKLQGWHDRAGSTIVIKTK
- the purH gene encoding bifunctional phosphoribosylaminoimidazolecarboxamide formyltransferase/IMP cyclohydrolase translates to MSVNKPIRRALVSVYDKTGLEDLARGLHEAGVELVSTGSTAGRIAAAGVPVTKVEELTGFPECLDGRVKTLHPRVHAGILADLRLDAHREQLAELGVEPFDLVVVNLYPFKETVASGASADECVEQIDIGGPSMVRAAAKNHPSVAVVTSPERYADVLAAVKAGGFDLTARKRLAAEAFQHTAAYDVAVASWFADDYAAADDSGFPDFFGATYERKNVLRYGENPHQPAALYTSGSGGLAEAEQLHGKEMSYNNYTDTDAARRAAYDHAEPCVAIIKHANPCGIAIADDVAEAHRNAHACDPLSAFGGVIAVNRPVTVAMAEQVAEIFTEVIVAPAYEDGAVEVLARKKNIRVLRCPDAPTAPVEVKPIDGGALLQVTDRLQADGDDPANWTLATGEALSEGELKELAFAWKACRAVKSNAILLAKDGASVGVGMGQVNRVDSAKLAVERAGEERARGSYAASDAFFPFPDGLEILTAAGIKAVAQPGGSVRDELVVEAAKKAGVTMYFTGTRHFFH